A genomic window from Schistocerca serialis cubense isolate TAMUIC-IGC-003099 chromosome 4, iqSchSeri2.2, whole genome shotgun sequence includes:
- the LOC126474336 gene encoding uncharacterized protein LOC126474336 produces the protein MDHKKCKVDNKNRKFLTDWTDQYCFTVPDRPEAISVCLTCNITSTLVKSANLKRHHETTHQQFHMQESSRPQKPFSDSEAVKKCMLEVTVSLFEEKTDVAATVERIPLSAGSSTMRAEILAADNKSNVLETLHKGRIAKNIAIGRQDSWRRFIQGFGGFMTKSNLSFAKMVSLSCDGLQWRSAKKKEHAYFDQTVFSEKLTVTLKEVMANLMKLITFMRFRSALQQRQFKGILSECDSAHTNLVQYNNLVG, from the exons ATGGATCATAAAAAGTGTAAAGTTGATAATAAAAATAGGAAATTTTTGACTGATTGGACTGACCAATATTGTTTTACGGTACCTGATAGGCCTGAAGCTATTTCAGTTTGCCTTACATGCAACATAACTTCCACTCTTGTTAAAAGTGCCAATTTAAAGCGACACCACGAAACAACTCATCAGCAGTTCCATATGCAGGAAAGCTCCAG ACCCCAGAAGCCGTTTTCAGACTCTGAGGCAGTAAAAAAATGCATGTTGGAAGTGACCGTGTCACTTTTTGAAGAGAAAACAGATGTTGCTGCCACAGTTGAACGTATTCCACTGTCGGCAGGAAGTAGTACAATGAGAGCTGAAATTTTGGCTGCTGACAATAAAAGTAATGTGCTGGAAACTCTGCATAAG GGGAGAATTGCTAAAAATATTGCCATTGGAAGGCAAGACTCATGGAGAAGATTTATTCAAGGCTTTGGAGGCTTCATGACAAAATCAAACTTAAGTTTTGCTAAAATGGTGTCTCTTTCATGTGACGGGCTGCAGTGGAGATCAGCCAAGAAAAAGGAGCA TGCGTATTTTGACCAGACAGTCTTTAGTGAAAAACTTACTGTAACTCTGAAAGAAGTAATGGCTAATTTGATGAAGTTGATTACTTTTATGAGGTTTCGTTCTGCTCTTCAGCAAAGACAGTTTAAAGGGATTCTTTCTGAGTGTGATTCGGCGCATACTAACTTAGTGCAGTACAACAACCTCGTTGGCTAA